A DNA window from Aminipila luticellarii contains the following coding sequences:
- a CDS encoding Na+/H+ antiporter NhaC family protein, translating to MDLVAAFIMTFLLLVICAFKGIFLAYPLAAGIILFFIVAWRRGYSFKDIFNMAYRGGKKSYVVIRVFIMIGALIPIWTASGTVPAIVYYGIELIKPNLFILSSFLISCFVSFLIGTSVGTSGIVGAALMVIAKSGDVNLAAAAGAIIAGAYFGDRCSPVSSSASFVAYITETNIYDNIKSMFKTSIIPFAISVAFYTAVSQRYLLHGRTNIMHDLILKEFNLNWVVLIPVLVVFIFSIFRVDIKKLMLLSIIAAFIISITVQHQTVLSCIKFIVFGFSMDDSSPLHPIIKGGGIISLLKTALVVFLASAFAEILEEAEILSNIERITSNVSSRYEIFRNVFITSLFGAIIGCSQTFAVMLTYMLNKKGYEKNKLDNSYAAMDLENTAIMVSALVPWNVAMLTPMTILGTNSACIPYLTYIYMIPLWNLLYLKLRENIVKKIDCV from the coding sequence TTGGATCTTGTTGCCGCTTTTATCATGACATTTTTACTGCTAGTAATCTGTGCATTTAAGGGAATCTTTCTTGCGTATCCTTTAGCTGCCGGAATAATTTTATTTTTTATAGTTGCATGGAGAAGAGGATATAGTTTTAAAGATATATTTAATATGGCATACAGAGGGGGAAAAAAATCTTATGTAGTGATAAGAGTTTTTATTATGATCGGAGCTCTTATTCCCATATGGACAGCTTCCGGTACGGTGCCGGCTATCGTTTATTACGGAATAGAATTAATTAAACCCAATCTGTTCATTTTATCGTCATTTTTAATCAGTTGTTTTGTATCCTTTTTAATAGGAACATCGGTTGGAACCTCCGGCATTGTCGGAGCAGCTCTAATGGTTATTGCGAAAAGCGGCGATGTGAACTTAGCAGCTGCGGCCGGAGCAATCATTGCAGGCGCTTATTTTGGTGACAGGTGTTCCCCTGTTTCTTCAAGTGCCAGCTTTGTTGCCTATATAACGGAAACCAATATATATGACAACATCAAAAGCATGTTTAAGACAAGCATCATTCCATTTGCAATTTCAGTGGCTTTTTATACGGCAGTGTCACAAAGGTATCTTCTTCACGGGCGGACAAACATTATGCATGATCTGATACTCAAGGAGTTCAACCTGAATTGGGTTGTATTGATTCCTGTGCTTGTCGTTTTCATTTTCTCAATATTTAGGGTGGACATTAAAAAGTTAATGCTGCTAAGTATAATTGCGGCATTTATAATCAGTATTACCGTGCAGCATCAGACCGTATTAAGCTGTATAAAGTTTATAGTGTTCGGGTTCAGCATGGATGACTCAAGTCCTCTTCATCCCATAATAAAAGGCGGCGGAATCATTTCTCTTCTCAAAACAGCTTTAGTCGTATTTTTGGCCTCCGCTTTTGCAGAAATATTGGAAGAGGCTGAGATACTCAGCAATATAGAACGGATTACTTCAAATGTGAGTTCCAGATATGAAATTTTCAGAAATGTATTCATTACAAGTCTGTTTGGAGCAATTATAGGATGCAGTCAGACTTTTGCGGTAATGCTTACCTATATGCTGAACAAGAAAGGATACGAAAAAAACAAACTGGATAATTCCTATGCTGCCATGGATCTCGAGAATACAGCTATAATGGTATCGGCACTGGTCCCGTGGAATGTAGCGATGCTTACTCCGATGACGATATTAGGCACAAATTCGGCCTGTATACCGTATTTGACATACATATATATGATTCCTCTATGGAATTTGCTCTATTTAAAATTGCGAGAAAATATCGTTAAGAAGATCGATTGTGTTTAA